The genomic interval TGAAAGAGTCTTGTTCATGGTGGTAGATGACTGAAACTAGTCACCAGTTAGATAGAGCAACTCGCCATTTATTCTTTCTTAAATTCTTTTGTCCATTTCTTCAGAACCAATGAGTTATATTGTTACGGAGTTATACACAGTAATCAAATCTCTGTTATTGATAATGATTGTGAGTTATAGCTGCATTACAGGAgggaattttttttgttgtctaAAGCCTGGAtttaaaacataatataaataaatacttgTAAAAAACATTGATGATAAAGTTACATTTTACAACaccaacatttttttatttatttttcttgttcttTTGATTACCCATAACCCATCCCCACATATTAGCAAAAGATGGTACGTGAGCTGTGTATAACAAGCACAAGACGGACTAATGTTTGAGTAGAACCATAACAAAATAACCATGTTTGAATCCTGATAACAAAGGTGAATTATCCGGTGACTACTTTACATTTTACTGTGTATCAGTacttaaaaattatcaaaaattcTAACTGATTGGCGATGATATTCTTTAAAAGTAATAGTTTACGACTATTTTCGTCTTTATCGATATGACGATGACCTAATTAATGTCGATTCAATacaatatacatatttatttgacttatttttAGCGAATCATCGTTCAAACCACTATTTGAATCatcattcaatatatatataattttaaaaataaatcagaaactttttttattatttcataacaaaaTCTATGTAGTAATCATAAATATTGTAAGTTACAAGCATATTAATAGTGCCATTAGTATTACAAGAAAAAGTCACTAATGATGAGTAATGTCATTTAATTTAGTTATGAGAGTTCGCCAAAAAaacgccgttgccggggatcgAACCCGGGTCACCCGCGTGACAGGCGGGAATACTTACCACTATACTACAACGACTTGTTTGTTATTCTCATCTCCGAGAAAATATATGTacaaataatcataattattgtgaatcagatAACACGTTTGTGGCAAATATCCGTTGCGTTATCTCACCcatgtttaattgtttgatttgataatgatatttattgaaaaaataaaatagaagaaagtCCAAGAAATGAAAACATAGCCTAGGCAATGGCCTTGTCCTCCACCACTACTACTCGTACAGTATACATTCCAAGTAACAAAATTCTACACACTCAACCACCCAAATTGGGATTCTCATCTACCGTTGTTTTTTCAGTGAAATTACAGCGGAGATTATGCATCAGAAATTCCAGTGAAAACTCTACCGGGGAAACAGAGGTAGAGTCAGAGAGTTCCATTGAAGTTCCAAAGGAATCATCCTCTTTAATTTCTACTCTCAATGTTGAAAGGGCTCTCCGTGGCATACGtaagtttatatttaattaataatgtatgCTTAAAATTGCATTGAATTGATGAAGATATGGTTTAGAATGCTGCAGCAATTACAGACGCAGATCATTATGCTAGACTCGGCATTCCAAGAGGATGTCCCTATGACATGGTACCGCTTGCGTATAACAACAAGCTTCGAGAATTGGAGAGTCAAGGTTTAGAAGAAGACCTACTCAACAACAAATTGGAACTTCTCCGAGTCAgtttacatatttatattatttgaattaCTTTATATTTGCATAAATAATGGTGATAGATTTTGAATCTAATTGTGGTTACACCGCAAATCTTTGTATATTGCAATAAAATGTGGATAAAAGCTGTCAATGGAGCTGCAATTGCAAGCACTATTGAGAAGTATCTTATAGTCCTAACAAAAAGAGAAATAATTGGAAGAAAGATTGAATTATTTGTAATTGATCCAGtgacaaaaaaaacttattacaattaaatatataatatacactTTGTATAGTGATGATAATCAAATTAACAAATCTTAACTAATTTGAGTCACTACTAACCTGCTTATAACTATGTATGACCAACTTTAACTATGTTTAACTAGTACCATTGTGAAGACCTCATAGTTGCAGTTGTTGATTGTAATTTAGAAATTAGAACTATGATCGTGATGTAGTGATTTGGTTAAACTTTCTATAGGAATCATACACAATCATGTCATCGCCAGAAGAAAGAAGAATATACGACTGGAGCTTGGCCAGAGCAGATAACACAGACAAATACATTTGGCCATTTGAGGTTGATGTTTCAGAGATACAAAAAGGAGATCCTCCACCACCGGTACTTAGTTATTCCTATTTCTCAACATCCTGTACTAATAAGGATGTGAAATTCTCTCAAACATGGTATTGAATTGTTAAAGTGATACATGTTAGGATATTTGTTTACTTTTTGATAAATCATGTTAGGAAATTTTTATTCTtgaactaattattttttttgttatttattaaacaaTATTTCCAATTTTCATGGGCAGGAACCTGAGGATGTTGGACCAACCAGACTGGTTGGATACTTCCTATTGGGATGGATACTGCTAGCATTTGTGTTATCTATTTATCTAAACTTATAGAAACAAGTTTATTATGCATCAACGCATTGAACTTTTTTCCCCCAAAGAAACAATATGATGTTATGTAATGGACAAGTGTTTTGAGTTGAATGAAATTCTAAGTTCTATTTTAAACAATAGAATCTGGACATTTAACActgtcatttttttctttctcattcaACAACACTAGAAGATTAAGTCCTATGGGAAAAAATATGTTATCATTTGATATAATCTAAAACTAATTAATCAAAGAATATAAGTTGCTATTGCATGTCACTTAAACATGGTGATCGGTTGCTACCAAATGAAATGTTATTCTATCAAGAAAACGAAAATGTTTGCTTCAACTTTCAACCAATTGAATAGACTACACTCACTCAATTCGGAGATAGAAAAAACAAGTTCCCGAGTTCAGCTCAGGCTCTTTAGAGAGATCGTGATATTACAATTTTATCTGTTGGTGTCAGCACAACTCAGGTGTCCTTTATATCTCAAAGAATGAACTATGACCTTAAATATTCACCCATTCACTCTTAGTTAAACTATATTTTGAACATTTGCTCTCAATCTTGCTCTTGTTGCCACTTTATTTAATTCCTTGCAGAATTCTATGAGTTGGT from Cicer arietinum cultivar CDC Frontier isolate Library 1 chromosome 5, Cicar.CDCFrontier_v2.0, whole genome shotgun sequence carries:
- the LOC101501920 gene encoding NAD(P)H-quinone oxidoreductase subunit U, chloroplastic; translation: MALSSTTTTRTVYIPSNKILHTQPPKLGFSSTVVFSVKLQRRLCIRNSSENSTGETEVESESSIEVPKESSSLISTLNVERALRGIPITDADHYARLGIPRGCPYDMVPLAYNNKLRELESQGLEEDLLNNKLELLRESYTIMSSPEERRIYDWSLARADNTDKYIWPFEVDVSEIQKGDPPPPEPEDVGPTRLVGYFLLGWILLAFVLSIYLNL